TCGGAGAATAGCCGGGCCAAGCGCGCTGAAGAGCCGCACGTTTTGCCGGCAGTTGCGGAGTGAATTCAATCTGCTGGCAGAGGGCGGGATGTATAGCCATGATGACTTTTCGTGCACGGACATCACCACTATCAGTCCTGATGGTCACGACGTCCTGATCCCAACCTTCAATTTGGCGAACCGGACTGGAAAGCTTGACCTTTTCGCCAAGTTGCTCTGCCATCTTGATGCTCAGAATCTGAGATCCCCCAACAATACGGGTGTCCTGAGCACTGTGCGCCATACCGTCGAGCTGCGAGTATTCGCAGTCAGCGGAGTTAATCATGGAGAGATAATGCAGCAGGCCCAACTTGGCTGGCATTACACCGCCGGATATTACAATCCCGCCCTCAAGACTCAGCCCCTTTTGTAAGTCTACGTTCTGCTTAGATAACCAGTCTCCCACAGACAGTTTGTCAAACTCGGCAGCCCGTGGGGATTTCCATGGCGCAGCGGATGGCACATCACGAGAGAGTTCGCTCAGTTGGGCCGCGAGAGTCTCGTCAGCACCGAGCGTGCCTTTCAGATCCGTGACCATCCGCCCTTCACCGCCAAGGAAAACTGACTCTCCCTGATAGTAAGAGGGAAAAGTTCCTACGCCCAACTCACGAGCAAGATCCGCAACAGCTGTCTGGCTAGACCCGATCCACTGCCCCCCAGCTTCTGATATATAGCCATTACCAAGATCATGGTTGAGAGTGCGCCCGCCAACGCGATCGCGAGCCTCTACAACCAGAAAAGATTCACAGCCTGCCTGGAGCAAACTGCAGGCGGCGGTCAATCCGGACAAACCTGCACCAACGATCACGACATCAAGAATATCTTCATCAACGCTGGCATTTGCCCACTTAGCGTTCAACCCAAGTCCACCGAGAGCTACCGATGCCCCAGCGAACTGAAGCAACCTCCTGCGCGGAAGATCGACAGAGGCTCCAGAGATACTTCTTTTCATAATTCTTCTCCTCGACTCGTTAGCCTCTGAAGTAAGTCTTGCTTCTAAAGAGCCGGAAGCAACTACTACCAATCTGAAGACCACTCATATTTCTGCTAAATACGAATTATCAAACTGACCAATTTCTCGCCTTGAAAAAGCGACCACATCTAGATTTGGCAACCCAAAAAGTTAAGCCTCTTAATAGGGAACACCGCAAACACCTAAAGAGGGCAGCCTAATTAAAAATACTCCAAACAAGAAATTATGGCTTGTCAGGTTATGCCAAATTCTTGGCATCTCATGCCAATAGACAAGATCAGTATCGAGCGCGCTGCCGGTACTTCAGAGGGGTGAGTTGTGTCCACCGACGGAAAGCACGGCTAAAAGAACTGGCCTCTGAATATCCGAGCAACAAGGCAATGTTGGTAAAGCTGTAATCAGATCGGGCGACATAGTCTTCAGCTAAAGAGCGGCGCACATCTTCAACTACCTGAGAAAAATCCAAACCCTGCTCAGAGAGACGGCGCTGCAAGGTACGCACCCCAATGCCCATACTACTGGCAACCAGCTCGATACTTACGCCGCCACTACCCAGTCCACTGGCAATATGTGCCGCCATTCGTCCAAGAATCTCCGACTCAGTGCGGAGCGACTTTTGCCGCTGCAAAAATGGCTCAAGCGCCTGAAACAATCGAATGTCGGCGGTTAAAACCGGCATATCCAAAAGATCACGCGCAAACACCAGTCGATTATCCGGCCTATTAAAATAAACCGGACACCCAAACAACTCCTGATAAACAGAACTCACACTGAGTCTATCGTGCCCAAACTCGACCCAAACAGGACTCAGAAAAGGGCACTTGGTCAGTTCACGCAAAATCGCCAGCGCAGCACTCAATGTATATTCGGCGTCTTGGCAGCAGTCAGTAACGAGCGGATCAACTACCTGGTAGATCAGTGTAATGGAGTCATTATCGATACTGACTTCGGCTCGCGTGCCTTGGGCAAGCACTGCATAGAAATGACTCAGGCAACGAAGTGCCAACTGCATTGATGGTGCGCTACGCGCGGCGTATCCATAGGCACCCCAGTCACTACTATGAGCCCGGATACCGGTTTGCAGACCAATGCTGGAGGAAACCTCACGACCAACCAACTCCCACAAAGCCATGTACTGGGACAGGGGGATCTCTGTATCAGGTGACGTCACAACCTCTTCACTAAGCCCCACAGCGGCCAGGTACGGCGCAAAAAGAGCAGCATTACGCACGAAGAGGTTTTCACAGAAAACTGTGTGACAACGGCCAGTCATAGTCGATGATCGCCCAAAATACTGTCGGAGTGGAGGCTCCGGCGCAGCACGTATAATTACTCTAGATGCATTGGAAAATTTTTCAAAAACCAGAAACATCACACCCTAATCACAGCTCAATATCCGGTCGCGCCAGACGCATCTACACTTGAAAGATATGCCGGCATGCCTTTGAAAGATGAGAGACGTAAAAGTTGAATACCCTCATACTGACAAAATAGGTGATACCCGCTAGAAAGGCCTATCACTCATTGCAGACTCCTGGGTGATAAATTGGGCCACCAGCTCTTCCGCAGCCGAGTACTCCTCACGCAGCGCAAGATCCATGATCTGAACCTGCAGGAGCTCTTGCCGAACCATGTAAGCATAAAAGTCATGCCCCTCAGCCGGCCCAATTTCTGAAAGACGGCGCAACCTCTCAACGTAAACAATCGTTCTCTGGCGCAAGCCTGACATAACTTTCGACATCATGAACTGCGGCAAACAACTTATGGCCTTGGCTTTAATCAGGATCCAAGACCTGTTCGGGAGCTGAACACCCAAAATCCCCGCAACACGCTCGTATTTTGGACGACTGAATTCTTCCAAACGATGGTAGGAGCTCCAATAAGTATGTAGCGGCCCCGCCTCAAAGCGCTCAGCCATATTGGCTGTAATAGCATGCATTGTGGCACGCCCATCTAACTCGTAAAACATCCCATCAAAGAATTCAGAACCTGGCATTTCCGAAGCAACCACATCGAACCGAAAAAATAATAAAAGCCACACACTCACCCATGAAAACCGCAGCCAACAACCAGCGCGCGCCATGATGCCTCCAACAATCTCACTGCACGGAGCACAAGAACAACAGATACGCCCCCACGCGCGCAAAAAGACAAGAAATCATTGACTGCCCAGCCACCAGCCGCGCAACAACCAAACTCAGTTCCTACGCAGAAAATGCTGCACAAGCATTTAGAACAAGCAGCAAGAGCAAAACAACCACCAACATTACTACCCGCACACCGCTCATGGCATATTCATCATTCAACTAATTAAGGCTGCAAAATAACGCAAAATATAGACACACCCACTTCGAACCGACAGTTGATCCGGCCTGTACCGCTCTCACCTGAGCCAAGACGCCGAACCAGAGGAGCGAAGAATGCAACGCGGCAGTGGAAGCTCTGCTACAACTGATTACTCGCGGAGTACTTAGCTCTTCACTGGCGATGCTCTGGATCAACTCGCGATTGATCCACGCACGGGCTATCAGCACCTGATAGCGACTTGCGAAAACCCTTTAGCGCCTCGCCCAAATCACTGCCTAAATTCCGCAAACGCTTTCCACCGAACACCAGCAGGACAACCAACAAGACGACCAGCCAGTGCTTTACATCAAACACTCCCATCACGAGCACCTCTTTTATTGCACTGCCAATTGATCGCTCCGCTCAGCCATGCTGACTGTAGAGGCCAGCTGCCAACGCATAAAGTGCGACATTTAATTAAAATAACATTCGTTATTTTTTTATGTAAAGGGCCAGCTCTTAGCACATCCGTTACCACTCGTCGTCGCAGAACCACTACCGGTACAGCAAGAGCCAACCATTAGTACGTGACGCGCTCATCCACCAAGCCCAGGAGTCATCCAGCAGCAACTTGAAACGACATAACATCTGGCCCGTTCACTTCCATACAATGCAAAACTCAATTGCACACTGGGTCATTCGGTAGTACAGCAAACTCCAACACGACTTAATTACTGTCTTCCCGCGATAAATCTGAAGCACGAATAGCGCTATCACAGCCAGTGGAGTCCTCTACCCAGCGGCGTTGTATGTAGGTCGCGGCCTTGCCTTTGTACCCATCACTGGCACAGGTATAGGCATAACTTTGCACATCCACCATGGATTGACGGCATGCATCATACGCGGCAAGATTTTGGCTTTTCTGATGATCATCAGGCCAACTATCTAGATCTCTTATAGCGTTTTCAGCCACTTCATATAGAAGACCTGTAGCATTTGCATCACTACAAATTTCAGCGACCTTAGTATGCAATGCATGAGCTCGCTTTATAATCGACTCAGCCTTTCTTACCGCCTCTACATTGGTGTACACATCACCAGCCTGTGCCCAGACAATCACCGGGCAAGCCAGCCCTACTATCAAATGTGAAATTTTCATCACTCAACATCCTCCTCCGTGGAATTAGACTTTGCACCGGAAAAGCCTGGATATTGCTCCACTGCCTGAAGCCAGATAGATATGGGCGTGCAAGATCAAGAGAGCTAGCCAGCTAAATGTTGAGCGGAATTGCGACTATCGACACTGCATACACCGGGAACAATTCGTCACGCTGCGCCACATTTAAACTTCGCTAACTCCACACCGATATGATCAAGACCGATGTGGCCGAATAAAAAAGGGCCTGGCGCCGACTAGCGACGAGGCCCAAAACGGGCAACAATCACAACTTTCTAGCCGCCCCGAATGCGGCCAAACCAGCCAACACTCAGCGAAGGCGCCAGCTACTTAGCTTCTTCTGGTATTACACCGCGTCGCGAAAACAGAACAGGACTGTCATTGCTGTTGATCAGGGCCGCCGTCAACGAAACACCCTGGGCCGACTGCTGCTCCTGGAAGCTCTGCCCGCCACTACGGCTTTGCACCATCAGCCCATCAAGGCCGACCGCCAGTACATGACGACCAGACACGGCCACGGCTGTGACCGAGCTCTTGCTCTCCAGCGGCAAACGGCGAAAGTCCTTACCGTCTGCCGAACCATGCAGTAGCGTGCCGCGCTGACCGCCAACCAACAGGCTCCCATCTGCCAGTACGGCGCCAGCCCAGAGGGTGCCTTCGTAGCCGGTATCCAGGTAATGCCAGCTTCGGCCCTGGTCGTCGGAGCGCAGCACCTGACCACGCTCGGCAGTGGCATACAGGCCGCCATGACGGTCGGCAAAAAGCCCCATCAGATTGAGATCGGCACGACTGGAGCCTGGAGGAGCTTCCAGTGTCCGCTCAACCCAGGTCGCACCACCATCGTCGGTGGTCAGGATCAATGACCAGAGGCCAACTGCAACCCCCTGCCGGGCATTGAAGAAATGCACCGCGAACAACGGCCTATCCTCTTCACTGGACAGACGCTGGATCTGCCAGGTGTCACCGCCATCAAGGCTGGCCAGGATCGCCCCCCAGTGTCCGACCGCCCACCCCTGCTTTCCATCGACGAAACTCACGCCAGTAAGCGGCGCGGAAAGCGGAACTGAGCGTGCCTGGCGGAAGCTTGCACCTTGATCGTCCGACAACAGCACTATGCCGTGGTCGCCAACCGCAACGATGCGTTTCTCTGCCCATGTAGCATCGAGCATGGTTGCCTGGGTGGCATTGCTCGCAGGTACTGCCGGCACCGGTTCCAAGGGATCAGCCTGCGGCGAGGTCAGTGGCAACAAGGTCGCCAGGGCGACCCCCATGACTGTGTTCAGGTATCGCATGCTTCTCTCCTCAATGCACCAGCGCGCCAATCATGCGCACCGGGCGCTTGCGCGGGAAAACCCGCTCCAGCCAGACAGCGAAGGCCGGTAGAACCGTCATGGCCATGACCATGTTGACCATGAACATAAACGCCAACAGCTTGCCCATGTCGGCCTGGAACTTGAGTTCGGAGAACGACCAGGTAGCCACGCCGATTGCCAGGGTGATGGCGGTGAAGATGGTCGCTACGCCAACCTCGAGCAGCGCGTGCTCGACCGCCTTGACGATCGGCTGACCGTTGGCCTGGTGCAGCTGCAGACGGTTGTAGATGTAGAAGGCGTAATCGACACCGATACCCACTGCCAGCACCATCACCGGCAGCGTGGCGATGGTCAGTCCGATCTGCAGCTCCTTCATGAACCAGTAGCCGATGAAGGTGCCGATAGTCAGCGGCAGGCAGCAGACCAACACAGCACGCAGGTCACGGTAGACAACGAACACCAGCAGGGCGATGGCGGCGTAGACATACAGCAGCATCGGCGTCTCGCTCTTCTCCACCTCCTCGTTGATCGCCGCCAAGACACCAGCGTTGCCCGAGGCGAGGCGCACTGAAATGCCCGGCATCGGGTATTCGCTGCGGAACGCCTTGGCAGCCGCGATCACCCGGTTGATGGTGGTCGCTTTGTGATCCCCCAGGTACAGGTGCACGGCAGTCATGCTGCAGTCGACGCGCATGATCCC
The window above is part of the Pseudomonas alcaligenes genome. Proteins encoded here:
- a CDS encoding FAD-dependent oxidoreductase — protein: MKRSISGASVDLPRRRLLQFAGASVALGGLGLNAKWANASVDEDILDVVIVGAGLSGLTAACSLLQAGCESFLVVEARDRVGGRTLNHDLGNGYISEAGGQWIGSSQTAVADLARELGVGTFPSYYQGESVFLGGEGRMVTDLKGTLGADETLAAQLSELSRDVPSAAPWKSPRAAEFDKLSVGDWLSKQNVDLQKGLSLEGGIVISGGVMPAKLGLLHYLSMINSADCEYSQLDGMAHSAQDTRIVGGSQILSIKMAEQLGEKVKLSSPVRQIEGWDQDVVTIRTDSGDVRARKVIMAIHPALCQQIEFTPQLPAKRAALQRAWPGYSPMRKTAMVYSRPFWREKGLNGHLSQIGGPIIWAYDNSPPNGEIGVINAFVRSATLPSDLDKAKRVQTEIYAQALGEEALSPLSYHDHDWGQADPWTITCVSAIPPGFWSEHGEALRPPCGNLIWSGTETAEIWAGYMDGAVRSGRQSALQVLNALRLAGRSA
- a CDS encoding AraC family transcriptional regulator; the protein is MRNAALFAPYLAAVGLSEEVVTSPDTEIPLSQYMALWELVGREVSSSIGLQTGIRAHSSDWGAYGYAARSAPSMQLALRCLSHFYAVLAQGTRAEVSIDNDSITLIYQVVDPLVTDCCQDAEYTLSAALAILRELTKCPFLSPVWVEFGHDRLSVSSVYQELFGCPVYFNRPDNRLVFARDLLDMPVLTADIRLFQALEPFLQRQKSLRTESEILGRMAAHIASGLGSGGVSIELVASSMGIGVRTLQRRLSEQGLDFSQVVEDVRRSLAEDYVARSDYSFTNIALLLGYSEASSFSRAFRRWTQLTPLKYRQRARY
- the tatA gene encoding twin-arginine translocase TatA/TatE family subunit, translated to MGVFDVKHWLVVLLVVLLVFGGKRLRNLGSDLGEALKGFRKSLSGADSPCVDQSRVDPEHRQ
- a CDS encoding YCF48-related protein — its product is MRYLNTVMGVALATLLPLTSPQADPLEPVPAVPASNATQATMLDATWAEKRIVAVGDHGIVLLSDDQGASFRQARSVPLSAPLTGVSFVDGKQGWAVGHWGAILASLDGGDTWQIQRLSSEEDRPLFAVHFFNARQGVAVGLWSLILTTDDGGATWVERTLEAPPGSSRADLNLMGLFADRHGGLYATAERGQVLRSDDQGRSWHYLDTGYEGTLWAGAVLADGSLLVGGQRGTLLHGSADGKDFRRLPLESKSSVTAVAVSGRHVLAVGLDGLMVQSRSGGQSFQEQQSAQGVSLTAALINSNDSPVLFSRRGVIPEEAK